Below is a window of Nomascus leucogenys isolate Asia chromosome 16, Asia_NLE_v1, whole genome shotgun sequence DNA.
gggaggcagggagggcgtCAGCTGGCTCTGCGGATGCCGGGAGAGGGCGGCGGCGCCGGAAGTCGAGGCTCCCTCAGCGTTGGCTCTGCCCTAGCTTCTGCTCTGGGTGTCCCATGAGCTTGGTGGCCGCTGGCCCCTGCCATCCGGACACTTGGTTTTCTGGATGTCCAGACAGCCTGGGCGTTGTAGCAGAATGAGGAAGCTGGGGTGTTCTGTGATGGCCTGAGAGTGTGGACGGGGGGGTCCAGGCCGGGAAGACAGACGGAGGGAGGGTGATGGGCGGAGCCCTGCAGGGGAGAGGGCTCTTTGCCGCTGGGTGCGGTGCTCACATCTGGATGACACGAGTGTGTGCGAGTCCGCCCGGAGCCCGAGGGGGCACCCAGCTGGACCAGGGCTTCCCCTGCAGGAGTCAGCCCCAGCTCAAAAGTCCTGGTGGGCAAAGCCACAGGCTGGATGTAGTGGGCAGGCTGGGGGCCCCGGGATGCCCTCTACTCGGGCTGGGTCGGGTCACTGGCCACGGACTCGCTGTTGGGGGCGGGCGTGAGGGCCTCCGCCTCATCCTCCGCCGGGAGGTGGGGGCCGGCCGGCTCCGCCGCCTGCTCCAGGTCATCCTGCACCTCCATGCCCCTCTGGATGAGCTGCTCCAGGGTCTTGGGCAGGGGGTGGCGCAGGAAACGCTTGAGCTTGGGCTGCAGGGTGCCCACCACGTACTGGATGATCTCCTCCTCGTCCGCGTCCACGTACAGCGTCTGGTACAGGTCCCGCTTGCGCCACAGGAACTGGTCCAGCGGCTCGCCCTGCTTCTGCGGCAGGTCCAGCTCGCGCTGGATGGCCTCTCGGGACAGGGTGCCCTCGCTGTACTGCAGGAACTCCTTCTTGAACTCCACCCAGTTCTTCACGGAGCCCTGCTTGAACTCCCACCACTTCTTGGCCGGCCCGTTCATGTGATTCTGGATCTGGGACAGCCAGTACTCCTCAGAGCCGCCCACCTGCCGCAAGTACTCCTCTAGGTGACTCAGGAACTCTCGAGGGTCTTCGAAGATCTGCGTGTCCACGCCGGGGCTGGGCTGCCCGTCCTCGCCGGGGACCCACGGCTGGTACTGCTGGGCCTCGGCGGGCTCCTGCCCGGGCAGCTCGCCAGCAGCTGGGGGCGGGGTGATGGCGTAGGGGCTGACGGTGTAGTCGTAGCCGTCCGCCTCGTGGCAGTAGCTCTCGGGACCCCCCACGCCCACGGAAACGGTGTGGCGGGCCGACTCGCTGCCCACCGGGTACTTGCCGCCGGTGGACTCCAGGCGGTCGGCCCAGCGCTCCAGGCGGTAGAACACCTCGCGCCACACGTGCATCTCGCGCTTGACCCAGCGCTCCAGGTTGGCGATGGTCTCCTGGCAGCGGCACAGGCAGGCCTTGATGGACTTCTTCCAGCGCTGCGAGTCGCTCGTGGGCACGTAGCCGTCCAGGTTGCTCTCCAGCTTCCCCACCGACCGGTGCAGCCCCTTCAGCTCGCGCTCCACCTGCTTGGACACCTCCGCCAGCAGGTGCCGGTGCGTCCGCCGCACGTGCTCCAGCATCTCGGCCCGGCACTTCCCGATCTGCAGGACCACGTTGGGCTTGGCCACCTGACCGCCCCGCGGCCCGGGGTAGGCGTGGAGCCCGCCGCTCGTCCGCTGGTCCAGCTCCATCTGTGCGCAGGTGCTCGGGCAGGCGGCAAACTCCTCGGGGCGGACGGAGGGAGGTCCGGCGCTGGGGTCCGGCGGCCTGGGTCCCGTGCGGAGCTGCGGGGAGCGCCTGTCTGTCGCTGCGGGCCGGCGGCGGGGCTGGCGGAACACGCCCGGGGAGGCAGGTCCGGCTCGGCTGCTGCGGAGGGAGGACGCGGCGCCCGAGCTCTGCGCTGAGTCCTGGCCGCCGGCTCTTTATGCAGCCAGCGCGGCCCGTGGGCGGCCGGCTCGCCGAGCCCGGTTTCTCATTGGCCCAGCCGCAGGCTCCCCGCCAGCGCCCCGCCCGCGCCCCTGCAGGCCCCGCCCTGCGCCCACTCGGCTCCCGGGCGGCAAGGGACGGGAGGTCCCACCCCCTGCACACATGGCGGGGCCGGGATGACTAATCCCTCCGCTCCGCACCTCCCACCCCGGGCGGCGGGGCTCATTCAGTCTGCGGGGACCGGAGGGACTGAGCCGGGCACTGGGCGCCTCTCCCACGCCCCCTCCCGGGCCCTGGGCGGGCTGTCAtctgctgcctcccagggtcCCAAGGTGGGCTTCCTCCTCTCCACTCGCCTCTCTCTTTGGGGGGCTGGAGGGGGCTGGCGCTGGCCACTGCTCTCCTGGGTCCTCACTGCCCTTGACCCTGCCCGCCCAGCTCTGCAGGATGTGCAGCTCAGCCCGGGAAGGACCTTCACCATCAGCCTCTGTGCCCAGGGGCTCAGCAAGTCTACATGTGAGCTCTCAGATGTGGCTTTGAGCTCCCACTCACTCCTGCCCAGGTCCTGAGTCCGGGTCTTGGGCTCTGTGTGAGGGACGCACAGCCAGGCAGAGGCTCTCTCTGTGACTGGACAGGGCTGCCCCATGCCCCCACACCCAGGTCTCTGGTAAGGCCCaatacttttctgtatttgcaGGGAAATCTGGCAGCTgctacctggggggctggggTTTGGAGGACATGGAGGGGACATTTTGCTCCCAATGAAGGGAACTGGGCCCTGAAGACCCTGGCTATATCAAGAACCTGGCCAGAGGCTCCAAGACTTCTAAGAAGatggaagaggggaggagagagggagggaggaggaaggagggaaaggagagggggagggaggagaggagaggacggAGAGGGAGGGGGGCCGGTGCTGGCAGTACGGTGCATcaggagaggcagagggaagCCAAGCACCATATAAGGAGTGGGGCTCCGGAAGCCGAGACTCCCTCTGGAGGGAGGTCCCTTCTGCCTCCCTGGCAACCTGGCGGGGGTAGGGACGCCCTTCCTGAGTTACTCCAGTGCTGGCTGGATAGGCATGGGTCTCAGGTCCCCTGATGTTACCCCGGCACGGATGACACACACCATTCCCCACAGCCAGAGGGCCATGAGGACATCATCGCTGACAATCAAGACATCTTGTCCCTGCTGCCAGCTGCCCTTTCCCTctctcagacacacacatgctGCACACTCATACCCCCACTCACACTCCCACATACACACTCATAGCCCCCACTCTAaccccaccccacacactcaTGCCCTCACTCAcagcccccacacacacactcataccccCCACTCATAGCTCCCACAGACACACTCATACCCCCCACTCACAGCCCTCAGCTCCCTCCAGCACCTCCTGCCTTATTCAGGCACTCAAGGGCACACAGGTGCCCACTTGCTGGAATCCCCACTCCCTGCCAACCCTCTGAGCCCCCCCCCCAACCGGCTCTCCCGGGGAGCCCTCTCCCCGCCTCAGAGCCAGTctgtctcctccttccttccGCCCCTGGGGGGAACGTCTTTCTGGCAAAAAAACTCCCCAAAAATGGCTCTCCTGGCATTTCTAATTAAAGGTAAGTGGGCGGACAGAGAAGGGAGGGCGGAGGGGCACCGCTGAGCTGGGAGGGGGAGCCAGGCAGAGAAGACTCCAGCACAGAGACCTTCCCGCTTCTCCACTGCGGAATCCCGGGGAGAGGAGCTGGGTGGGTACATGCGGGACGGGCAGATGCCAGCAGCCTTGGGTGAGTGCAGCCGGCGGTCACCGAGGGCCACATGTCTGGGTTGGGACCAGCATGAGCCTATAAGTGTTGTCTGGGTACTGGGCACTGACCGTGCATGTGTGTCCATTGTGAGAGCCAGCACTTCAATGACCAGGGGCCAGCCCCGCCAGGGTTTACAAGCCCATGTGGCTCCTGACGTCCCTGCCAGGGCACAGCCTCCAGCTGCCACCCCCACCAGAGGCATTGGCAAGCTGACAAGGAGGCAGGACTGGGGACACGTGAGCCAAGGTCACAGGTGGTGCCgctgcctcagttccctcacctGCGTGGAGGGAGCCAGGCCCAGAGAAGGGTGAGTGCCCAAGGTGGCCTGGTGAgcaaggcagggctgggcaggagcCAGGCCCTTGGTGAGGAATCCTGGTGTCCTCTGCTCAGTGCCCCGTGGCCCCTCACCACCCCTGTCACCTGCTAAACAGCAAGCCAGCAATGGCCAAGCCGACACCGGTGGGAGAGCACAGTGCCTGCCCTGGATGGCACGAGGGCAGGCAGCGTCGGGGGTACCACGCGGAGCCCCATCTTCCCCTCCCCAACTCCCTACAGCAGGGTCTGCAGAGGCTGTGAATGCAGGCCTGAGCTGACAGGTGACAGGCAACAGCCGCAGCTGCCAGGAACACTTAATCGCTGCCCAATTATCGCCCCAGAAGCCCTCACCAAACCCCCGCACTGCAGCCTCGGGAAAGGAGGCCAGGCTGGCTCCCATCCACCTGGGGCGGGGGCCTCTCCTGACAGGGGCCTGCCCTGCCCCTCTCTccagcccacccccaccccctgcccatcCCTGACAGCCACTGGAGCAGCATAGCTTGGGGGTGCAGGTGGGGGAAGGAacagggggagggggtggggctaGACCTGCACAAGGGGGTCGGGAGCACCTGGGGTACCCCCACTCTCAAAGCCAACCCGGTCTGCTGCCGCACAGGTCTGACAGCTCTGAGGTCCCACCTGCCTGAGAGGAGGGGTCCTGCAGGGGAGGGTGGGGTAGCCCGTGACCCCCAGGTTCTGTTCACGGTTGAGATCAcaggctcacagcagcctcgaagGACCTCTTAGTGCTGGTTCCTGAACCCCTGCCACCTAGGTTCCCAGAGGTGTGCGGGTACCTGCTCTGAGAGGCAGGGGCCACCCTGTGCCCTGggcctcccttctccttctgcgGTGCCCAGCCGCCTCTGCTCCTGCCTGATCAGAGCGAAGGGAGTCGGCTCTCTCCCTGCAGCCCCAGACGGTCTCAGCCCTGGCTGACCCACTCCGGCAGGGCCTTTCTGGGTTGCCAGGAGCGTTC
It encodes the following:
- the ARC gene encoding activity-regulated cytoskeleton-associated protein encodes the protein MELDQRTSGGLHAYPGPRGGQVAKPNVVLQIGKCRAEMLEHVRRTHRHLLAEVSKQVERELKGLHRSVGKLESNLDGYVPTSDSQRWKKSIKACLCRCQETIANLERWVKREMHVWREVFYRLERWADRLESTGGKYPVGSESARHTVSVGVGGPESYCHEADGYDYTVSPYAITPPPAAGELPGQEPAEAQQYQPWVPGEDGQPSPGVDTQIFEDPREFLSHLEEYLRQVGGSEEYWLSQIQNHMNGPAKKWWEFKQGSVKNWVEFKKEFLQYSEGTLSREAIQRELDLPQKQGEPLDQFLWRKRDLYQTLYVDADEEEIIQYVVGTLQPKLKRFLRHPLPKTLEQLIQRGMEVQDDLEQAAEPAGPHLPAEDEAEALTPAPNSESVASDPTQPE